In the Gossypium raimondii isolate GPD5lz chromosome 9, ASM2569854v1, whole genome shotgun sequence genome, one interval contains:
- the LOC105799420 gene encoding CDPK-related kinase 7, which yields MGLCHGKPIENQQKQSRDISIPAEKDAAPNSNSSKSSNFPFYSPSPLPSLFKTSPAVPSVNSTPLRFFKRPFPPPSPAKHIKSLLARRHGSIKPNEASIPEGSECEVGLNKSFGFSKHFTSHYELGEEVGRGHFGYTCSAKAKKGSLKGNDAAVKVIPKSKMTTAIAIEDVRREVKILRALTGHKNLVQFYDAYEDDENVYIVMELCKGGELLDRILSRGGKYPEEDAKAVMVQILSVVAFCHLQGVVHRDLKPENFLFTTKDEGSPLKAIDFGLSDYVKPDERLNDIVGSAYYVAPEVLHRSYGTEADMWSIGVIAYILLCGSRPFWARTESGIFRAVLKADPSFDEAPWPSLSPDSIDFVKRLLNKDYRKRLTAAQALSHPWLANFHDIKIPSDMIICRLVKAYIGSSTLRRAALGALAKTLTIPQLAYLREQFSLLGPNKSGFILMQNFKTVMLKNSTDAMKDSRVLDYVNMISSIQYRKLDFEEFCASAVSVHQLEGMETWEQHARRAYDLFDKDGNRPIMIEELASELGLSSSVPVHVVLQDWIRHSDGKLSFLGFVRLLHGVSSRTFQKS from the exons ATGGGACTCTGCCATGGAAAACCCATTGAAAACCAACAAAAGCAATCAAGGGACATCTCAATCCCAGCTGAAAAGGATGCAGCACCAAATTCCAACTCCTCAAAGTCATCAAATTTCCCATTTTACAGTCCAAGTCCATTGCCCAGCCTCTTCAAGACATCCCCAGCTGTACCCAGTGTGAATTCTACTCCTCTTCGCTTCTTCAAACGGCCATTCCCTCCCCCCTCTCCTGCAAAGCATATCAAGTCATTGCTGGCAAGAAGGCATGGCTCAATTAAGCCTAACGAGGCCTCAATCCCTGAAGGAAGTGAGTGTGAGGTTGGTTTGAATAAGAGTTTTGGGTTTTCGAAGCATTTTACGTCTCATTATGAGCTTGGTGAGGAAGTGGGGCGTGGACATTTTGGATATACTTGCTCCGCTAAGGCCAAGAAAGGAAGCCTCAAAGGCAATGACGCCGCTGTCAAAGTTATTCCTAAGTCCAAG ATGACCACTGCAATTGCCATAGAGGATGTAAGACGAGAGGTGAAGATACTACGAGCTTTAACTGGTCATAAGAACTTGGTTCAGTTCTATGATGCctatgaagatgatgaaaatgtttACATAGTAATGGA ATTGTGCAAGGGTGGCGAACTTCTAGATAGAATACTTTCAAG GGGTGGAAAATACCCTGAAGAAGATGCTAAGGCTGTCATGGTTCAGATTTTAAGTGTTGTGGCCTTTTGTCATCTTCAAGGTGTAGTTCACCGTGACCTTAAGCCTGAG AATTTTCTGTTCACTACTAAAGATGAGGGTTCTCCTCTAAAGGCAATTGATTTTGGACTTTCAGACTATGTGAAGCCAG ATGAAAGATTGAATGATATCGTAGGAAGTGCATATTATGTTGCTCCTGAAGTACTACATAGATCGTATGGGACTGAGGCTGACATGTGGAGTATCGGAGTAATTGCTTATATACTTCTTTGTGGAAGTCGACCATTTTGGGCACGAACAGAATCTGGCATCTTTCGAGCTGTCCTTAAAGCTGATCCAAGCTTTGATGAAGCCCCTTGGCCATCTTTATCCCCTGACTCGATAGATTTTGTAAAGAGATTGTTGAACAAGGACTACCGTAAGAGACTAACTGCTGCTCAGGCTCTGA GTCATCCATGGTTGGCAAACTTTCATGACATAAAGATACCATCAGATATGATAATATGCAGGCTCGTTAAAGCTTATATAGGCTCCTCTACACTACGAAGAGCAGCATTGGGG GCTCTTGCAAAGACGTTGACTATCCCACAGCTTGCTTATCTCCGGGAACAATTCTCATTGTTAGGGCCTAACAAAAGTGGATTTATTCTGATGCAGAATTTTAAGACG GTGATGTTGAAGAACTCTACTGATGCTATGAAGGATTCGCGGGTCCTTGATTATGTCAACATG ATTAGTTCTATTCAGTATAGAAAATTGGACTTCGAAGAATTTTGTGCTTCTGCAGTAAGTGTGCATCAGCTAGAAGGAATGGAAACATGGGAACAGCATGCAAGGCGTGCATATGATTTGTTTGATAAGGACGGAAACAGGCCCATTATGATAGAGGAACTTGCCTCG GAACTTGGACTTAGCTCATCAGTGCCGGTTCACGTTGTTCTTCAAGATTGGATTAGACACTCAGATGGGAAGCTTAGTTTCTTGGGATTTGTTAGACTTCTACATGGAGTATCTTCACGCACATTTCAGAAATCTTGA